The Tautonia plasticadhaerens nucleotide sequence CTGTTCCTCCGGCAGGTCGAGCCGGCCGAGGGCGGCACCCGCTGCCGCCCGGACGCCGGGCGAGGGGTCGTCGAGGTGGTCGAGGATCGCCAATCGGACCCGGTCGTCCGGATCCTCGACCCGCCCCAGCGCCTCGACGGCCAGGGGGCGGGCGTCGTCGTTCCCCTCGGTCGCGGCCTCGATCAGCGGGCCGACGGCGTCGGGGCCGATCCGGCCGAGGGCCGTCGCGGCCTCCCGGGCGATCCGGTCGCGCTCGTCGCCGAGCAGGGGGATCAGGTCCGGGACGGCCGGCGAGGCGTCGGGTCCGATCCGGCCGAGGGCCATCGCGGCCTCGGCCCGGACGTTCTCCCGGTCCTCTCCCAGCAGCCCCCGGAGCGCCTCGACCGCGGGGGCGCCGATGGCGGCCAGCGCCAGGGCGGACCGGTAGTCCTGGTGCGTCTCCTCCCGGCGACGGCCGCCGTAGTCGGATTGCAGGGTGTGGACGAGGGCGGGGATGGCCGGCTCGGCGTTCGGGCCGAGGGCGGTGACGATGTCGAGCACGATGAGGCGGACTTGGCCGTCCTCCTCGTCCCTCAGCGATTCGATGAGGGCGGGCAGCGCGGCGACCTGGGTCTCCCGGTCGGAGGCGAAGAGGGCCTTCGCGGCGTCCCGGCGGAGGTCGACCGGGCCGTCCGGGCGTCGCAGATCCGCCATCAGCTCGGCCGCCCGGACTGTTTCCGGTGGCTCCTGGTCCGTGCCAGTCGAGGAGGGCAGCATCCAGTGGGAGAGCACGAGGAGCACCCGGAACAGTTCGGGGATTGGCACGGCCAGACTCCGCCAAGATGCGAATGCGAGGAAGACGCTCGGGTCGGATGTGAGTCGGTTCAGCGACCGGGTTGCTTGAAGATTGCCACGCCGGGCAGGTCGCCGCAAGATTCCCAGTCGTCCCGGCCCAGCTCGTCGAACCGTGATTCGAACGCGGTGGCCGTCTGGCCGCCTTCCTGCCGCAAGGCCTGCTGGGCGTCGACCACGTCGGAGAGGATCAGGACGCGATATTCCCAGCTGGGCACGACCTCGTCCGAAGCCTGGGGGGCACCACCCTGGGCGAGGCCGGAGGAGAACCAGGCCGCGACCAGGGCCGCGGCGACGACCGCGAGGGGGATGGCTCGTCTCATCGGGCTGGTCCGCGTGGAGGCGCCGCGTGCCGTGGGATGATCGCCTCGAATGGTGCGGACGCCCCGCCTGCTCCCGTTGGAGGGAAGCGGCGGGGCGAGGCTCGCGTCTCGGGGCGTGCGGGACATCCGGGAGGGCGGCTCTCGACTGGGGGCTGCTTCGCGGACCCCGGCCACCCGAAGGATCGGCGATCCCGGCGATTCGGGATCAGACCGCCAGGCCGGGGAGCGGCTCGGTGCTGTCGCCGAAGCGGTCGACGGGGACTCCGGCCTGCTGGAGCATGGTCAGCAGCAGGTTGGCCATGGGGGTCTCCTCGCGGTAGGCCAGGTGGCGGCCGGTCCGCAGCCTGCCGCCGGCGGAGCCGACAGTGACGACCGGGAGGTTGACGTGATCGTGGCGGTCGCCGTCGCTGATGCCGCTGCCGTAGAGGATCACCGCGTTATCCAGCAGGGTCGAACCGTCGGCCTCCTCGACGGTCATCATCTTCTCGACCATGTAGGCAAGGATCGAGACATGGTAGCGGTCGATCTCGCGGAGCTTGCGGTGCTTCTCCTCCTCGCCGCCGTGGTGGGAGAGCTCGTGGTGGCCGTCGGTGAAGCCGAGCCAGGGGTAGTTGCGGTCGGTGGCCTCCTTGGTGACCATGAAGCTGGCGGCCCGGGTGCTGTCGGTCTGGAAGGCCAGGACCATGAGGTCGCACATCAGGCGGAGGTGCTGGTCGAAGTCCTCGGGGATCCCCTCGGGCCGGTCGAAGCCGGTGCCGGTCAGCTCGGGGGGCGGTGCGGCGTCCTGGATGCGGCGCTCGACCTCGCGGACGCCGGTGAGGTACTGGTCCAGCTTGAGGCGGTCGGCCGAGGAGATGCGGTCGCGGACGCGGCGGGCGTCATCCAGGGCGTAGTCGAGGATGGAGCGGCGGTAGAAGTCGCGGTCGGCGACGGTGGAGCGGGCGAGGTCGGCCGCGCCGTCGGTGAAGAGGCGGTCGAAGACGAGCTTGGGGTTCATCTCGTAGGGGGCCGGCGAGGTGGCCGTCCGCCAGGAGATGTGCGTCTTGTAGGTGCCGCTGTAGCCGAAGGCGTTGCCGGAGCGGGCCGACTCGCAGCCGAGTTCCAGGCTGGGCAGGCGGGTCTCGCGGCCGACGTGCCGGGCGTAGAGCTGATCGGCCGAGACGCCGACGCGGACGTCGTCCTGGGAGCGGTAGGCCTGGGCTCCGGTCAGGAAGCTGGCGGCCCCCTGGCCGTGGCCGCAGCCCTCGTCGTCGCCGTTGACCAGCGCGGTGTTGTGGATCAGGCCGTGGTAGCAGTTCAGGTGGTCCCGGGCGAAGGAGAGCGGCCGGAGCGTCTCGGGCAGGTCGATGAGCGGTCCGTCGCGGTCGGGGAACCAGCTCGGCAGGTGGACACCGTTGGGGACGTACCAGTAGCACATCCGGACCGGGGGCCCGGCGGCGGAGGCCGAGGCGGCGTCGGCCGCCCGGGCGACCGGGGAGAGGCTCTCCATCCAGGGCAGCGCCAGGGCCGCCCCCATGCCCCGGAGCACGGCCCGCCGGTCGATCCGATTCCCCATGTCATTCTCCTTGATCAAATTCGGTTTGCGATTGATTGATTTAGAGGAATGGACCTCGATCGACCAGGGAGGGTGGTCAGGGGCCTTCGGCGGCGCCCCGGCGCTGGAATCGGTCGCTCTCGACGACCCCGTAGAGGATCGATCGGATCCGGTAGTCGTCCTCGACCAGGCGTCCCCGGATGGCCTCGACGGTCGGGTAGTCGTCGGGCACGAGCCCCCGGCCGAGGGCGTAGGTCATCAGGTGCTCGACCAGGGTCCGGGAGAACTTCTTGGCCGAGGACTCGACCAGGATCCGCCGGAGGCCCTCGGCGTCGTCGAAGGCGAGCCCGCCGGCCAGCTCGCCGGAGGCGTCGATCGGGGAGTCGCCGTCGACGTCTCGCCAGCGGCCGATCGCGTCGAAGTTCTCCAGGGCGAAGCCGAGCGGGTCCATCTGGCTGTGGCAGGAGGCGCACTCGGGGTTGGCCCGGTGCAGTTCGAGGCGTTCGCGGAGCGAGGAGGCCTCCGCGGTCCCGCCGCCCTCGTCCAGCTCGGGGACGTCGGGCGGGGGAGGAGGAGGAGGGGTGCCGAGGATCTGCTGGAGGATCCACTGGCCC carries:
- a CDS encoding DUF1552 domain-containing protein — encoded protein: MGNRIDRRAVLRGMGAALALPWMESLSPVARAADAASASAAGPPVRMCYWYVPNGVHLPSWFPDRDGPLIDLPETLRPLSFARDHLNCYHGLIHNTALVNGDDEGCGHGQGAASFLTGAQAYRSQDDVRVGVSADQLYARHVGRETRLPSLELGCESARSGNAFGYSGTYKTHISWRTATSPAPYEMNPKLVFDRLFTDGAADLARSTVADRDFYRRSILDYALDDARRVRDRISSADRLKLDQYLTGVREVERRIQDAAPPPELTGTGFDRPEGIPEDFDQHLRLMCDLMVLAFQTDSTRAASFMVTKEATDRNYPWLGFTDGHHELSHHGGEEEKHRKLREIDRYHVSILAYMVEKMMTVEEADGSTLLDNAVILYGSGISDGDRHDHVNLPVVTVGSAGGRLRTGRHLAYREETPMANLLLTMLQQAGVPVDRFGDSTEPLPGLAV